ATACTGATGGAAGCGCCTAATGTGCTGCTGCTGGACGAGCCTACAAATGATTTAGACATTCAAACTCTGACTATTTTAGAGGATTATCTGGATCATTTTCAGGGAATTGTGATTACAGTATCCCACGACAGATATTTTTTAGACAGAATGGTAAACAGAATCTTTGCATTTGAGGGAGGGGGAAGCATCTCCCAATATGAAGGCGGTTTTACTGATTATCAGGCGGCCTGCCAGCTGCGGGCTGCAAAGGAAGAGGACGGCAGACAGGAGCAGAGCAGATCTAAGGAAAGTAAAGAAAATAGAAAGGCTCAGAAGCCAAAAGAGAAAAAACTGAAATTCTCCTATAAAGAGCAGAAAGAATGGGAAACCATTGAGGACGAAATAGCCGCAGTAGAGGGAAAAATAGCCGATCTGGAGCAGAAAATGGAAGAAGAGGCCAGCAATTACGGAAAATTAAATGAGTTGATGGCAGAAAAGACAGAGCAGGAAAAGATTTTGGAAGAGAAAATGGATCGGTGGATGTACCTGAATGACCTGGCGGAGCAGATTGCTGCCCAGGACTAGAAAAGGAGAGGTAGTATGGAGAGTTACAGAGTTATAGAGGATAAAAGGGCATGGTATCCTTTGGGGGTTACAGAGACGGCAGACGGGTTTCATTTTTGTGTGGACGCACAGGGGGAGAGCTGCGCCCTTGCTTTATTTCGCCCTGGGAAGGAAAGGCCTTTTCAGAAACTGGAATTTCCCAAAGACAGCCGTTTAGGAAATGTGTGGGAGATGACTGTTAAGGGCAGTGATTTTGAAGACGTAGAATATTGTTATATAGTGGACGGAGAATATTTGCCTGACCCTTATGGAAAAAGCTTTACAGGCAGGGATAAATGGGGAAGTCTGACCCAAATCAGAAAGCTTATGAAAACCCCTCTAAAGTCAGCTGCATTTAACTGGGAAGATGATAAGGGGCCGGATATTGCCTATGAAAATATGATTGTTTACCGGCTTCACACCAGGGGATTTACAAAACATATTTCATCCAGGGTAAAGGAGAGAGGCACATTTTCCGGAATTATAGAAAAGATTCCTTATATGAAGGACCTGGGGATTACTACTGTGGAGATTATGCCTCCCAACGAGTTTTTGGAGGTTATTGTTCCTGTAAGCGGGGACGGCAACCCTTACGGAAAACCGGAGCCTACAGGAAAAATAAATTACTGGGGTTATGGACCTGCATATTATTTTGCTCCAAAGGCCTCCTTCTGCGCCGGCGGGGAAAAATGCCCTGAGACAGAGTTTAAGGTATTAGTAAAGGCGCTTCATAAGGAAGGGCTGGAGATTGTAGTGGAGCTGTATTTTAACGGCTCTGAAAGTCCTGTATTTGTATTGGACGCAGTTCGTTTCTGGGCCAGGGAATACCATGTAGACGGAGTGCATTTAGTGGGATACGCTCCTGTGGAGATGATAGGGGCTGACCCTTATCTTTCCAGGCTGAAGCTGTTTGCCCCTTCCTGGGAAAACGTGCCGGGGGGAAAGGAAAAGCATCTGGCAGAGTACAACGAAGGATTTCAGAATGATATGCGCCGCCTGTTAAAGGGGGATGAGGACCAGATTAACGCTCTTATTTATCGGGTAAAGAGAAACCCTAAAGGTTATGGCGTTATAAATTATATGGCCAATACTAACGGATTTACATTAATGGATATGGTGTCCTATGACAGAAAGCACAATGAGGCTAACGGAGAGGACAACAGAGACGGAAACGACTATAATTTTAGCTGGAACTGCGGACAGGAGGGACCCAGCAGAAAGAAAAAGATCGGGGAACTGAGGAAAAAGCAAATCAGAAATGCGGTACTGCTTTTGATGCTCAGCCAGGGCACTCCTTTGATTATGGCGGGAGATGAATTTGGAAACTCCAAAAACGGAAACAACAACAGCTATTGCCAGGACAATGAGATTTCATGGTTAAACTGGGAGCTTTTAAAAAGTAATCAGGATATATGGCAATTTGTAAAATATATGATTGCTTTCAGAAAAGCTCATCCTGTTTTTCATATGGAAGAGGAGCCTAAGGTGTTGGATTATAAAGCCTGCGGATGTCCGGACATGTCTTTTCATGGGGTAAAAGCCTGGAGGCCTGAATTTGAAAATTTTCGGCGCCAGCTGGGGATTATGTACTGTGGCGATTATGGAGTTAAGGAAAACGGTGTTAAAGACGATTACTTTTTTGTAGCTTATAATATGCATTGGGAACCGCATGAATTTGCGC
The window above is part of the Lachnoclostridium edouardi genome. Proteins encoded here:
- a CDS encoding alpha-amylase, coding for MESYRVIEDKRAWYPLGVTETADGFHFCVDAQGESCALALFRPGKERPFQKLEFPKDSRLGNVWEMTVKGSDFEDVEYCYIVDGEYLPDPYGKSFTGRDKWGSLTQIRKLMKTPLKSAAFNWEDDKGPDIAYENMIVYRLHTRGFTKHISSRVKERGTFSGIIEKIPYMKDLGITTVEIMPPNEFLEVIVPVSGDGNPYGKPEPTGKINYWGYGPAYYFAPKASFCAGGEKCPETEFKVLVKALHKEGLEIVVELYFNGSESPVFVLDAVRFWAREYHVDGVHLVGYAPVEMIGADPYLSRLKLFAPSWENVPGGKEKHLAEYNEGFQNDMRRLLKGDEDQINALIYRVKRNPKGYGVINYMANTNGFTLMDMVSYDRKHNEANGEDNRDGNDYNFSWNCGQEGPSRKKKIGELRKKQIRNAVLLLMLSQGTPLIMAGDEFGNSKNGNNNSYCQDNEISWLNWELLKSNQDIWQFVKYMIAFRKAHPVFHMEEEPKVLDYKACGCPDMSFHGVKAWRPEFENFRRQLGIMYCGDYGVKENGVKDDYFFVAYNMHWEPHEFALPNLPREMFWRISVNTDDKARNGIYKESEEPALKDQKKFMVPARSVIVFRGRRKENIN